From the Peromyscus leucopus breed LL Stock chromosome 8b, UCI_PerLeu_2.1, whole genome shotgun sequence genome, one window contains:
- the Tnfrsf17 gene encoding tumor necrosis factor receptor superfamily member 17, translated as MAQQCFHSEYFDSLLHACKPCHLRCSNPPVPCQPYCNPSVTGSMKGTHIVLWTFLGLTLIVSLALFTLMFLLRKMNSEALKGKLQSSGSILLDKASTDPRRSRADDVRILPGSLAYTVEECTCEDCVKSNPKVDSDHFFPLPAMEEGATILVTTKTSDYGKSVPTALESVPGMEKPILSRE; from the exons ATGGCTCAGCAGTGCTTCCACAGTGAATATTTTGACAGTCTGCTGCATGCTTGCAAACCTTGCCACCTCCGCTGTTCCAACCCTCCTGTGCCCTGTCAGCCTTACTGCAACCCAA GTGTGACCGGCTCAATGAAAGGAACACACATTGTTCTCTGGACCTTCTTGGGCTTGACCTTGATCGTCTCTTTGGCACTTTTCACACTCATGTTCTTGCTGAGGAAGATGAACTCTGAAGCACTGAAGGGCAAACTTCAAAGCTCAG GATCCATTCTGCTGGACAAGGCCAGTACTGACCCGAGGAGGAGCAGGGCTGATGACGTAAGGATTCTTCCCGGAAGCCTGGCGTACACAGTGGAAGAATGTACCTGCGAGGACTGTGTCAAGAGCAACCCTAAGGTTGATTCTGACCATTTCTTCCCACTTCCAGCCATGGAGGAGGGTGCAACCATTCTTGTTACCACAAAAACGAGTGACTATGGCAAGAGTGTGCCAACTGCTTTGGAAAGTGTCCCAGGGATGGAGAAACCAATTCTTTCTAGAGAATGA